The Bacillota bacterium DNA window CTCTATGGGCAGCTCTGGCAGAAAAGAGATGCTGATTGAGGCTGTTAAGGCAATAGCTGATCTGCCTGACAGGTTCCATGCGCTTATTCTTGCACCGAAAGCTGTATGTGATATTAAAACTATAGAGTCTTTGGTGAGCGGAAAAGATAATATTAATATTACCGATAGATTCGTGCCTGCAAAAACGGTGAATGCTATGGCTGATATAGCCGTGATCCATGGCGGTCAGGGAACGGTTCAGACTGCTTTAGTTTCGGGAACTCCAGTTGTTGGCGTTGCTATGCAGCCGGAGCAGCAAATCAATTTAGATCATATCGTACTTAGCGGCGCGGGAATAAGGATACCGGCTCCCCGCTGGAATAAGAAAAATATTACAAAATCGGTAAAAAAGATTGCTTACGATGATTCATATAAAAAAAGCGCCAAAAGAATTGGCGGCTTGATGGAGGCGGTTGACGGGAAGATACAGACTGCAGATGCGGTCTGGAACTTTCTTGTTTCACGGATACAGAGAGGTTTACATGCTAGAAAGTAAAAAAGAATTGATATTGAAAGTTTCTGAGGAAGAATTCAAAAAAAACGGATATAAAAAAACGTCGATAGTGAGTATTGCGAAAAAAGCAGGAATCTCTACTGTGACGCTGTATTCATATTACCAGAATAAAAAGACGCTTTTTGAGGCTGTAAGTCTGCCGAACCTTAAAGAATATAGCCCTGATGATGAGCAGAACATGCGCAAGATCATAATGACAGCACTAAAATTGTTTTCTGAAAAAGGTTATTCAGCCGTAACGATAAGCGATGTCGCCAATACATGCGGTTTCAGCAAAGTAGTTATAAATAAATTCTTCAAAACAAAATCAGAACTTTTTGCCGCTATTTTCAATACAGACATTTTTTATCAGCAACAGCTTGATTCCCATGATAAAACGCTAAAGCTTAGCGATTTTTTAAGAAGGTCCGGACTCGGCTTTTTAAAATTATTCGACAATCCCTACAGAGTAAATATTATAAGAATCGCAATTGATGCAAAAACACCCTTGAACGATGCGGGAAAGATAATGTATCAAAGCACTATTCACAAGGTTACTGAAGGACTAGCGGAACAGCTTAAGGTTTTAGGGGACAGCGGCAAAATCAAAACGACAGATTATTATATTGCCGCGCGGTCGTTTTTAGGCATTTTGTATTCGTTTATTATCACGGACAGACTGCTTGACCCGACAGCTGAACAGATAGATGCAGATAAAATACTAGATTTTGCAGTTAATATTTTTGAAAAAGGTTTGAAATAAATTCACAGAATCTTTATTTTTACTGATGAAGCATATTCGGAGGGCGTCATTCCCGTCACCTTTTTAAAATGTCGTGAAAAATAATGGATCGATGAATATCCGAGTTTTTCGGCAATTTCAGTAAAATTGAGAAGATCCTCACGGATCATATTCTTTGCCTTTTCTATCTTAAGATTTTTGTAATACTCCATCACGCCCATATCGAACGTCTCTTTGAACAGAGATTTAAGATTGGTGCTTCCAAGCCCGGAAAACCGGCATATATCTTCAAAAGTCAGTTTGCCAGAAATATTGATGTCCATATAACCGATTATTTTTTTGACCATATCGTTGTTGAACCGCTGCCTTGTTATAAGAGAAAGACGGCTTTCTCTTTGTATGCCGGTTCCTTTTCTAAGCAATGATATAAATAAATATTCTAAAGATATTTTCACTAGTTGTTCACAGCCGACTAGTGAATTATTTTTTCTTTTTAAAACGGTTTTACCGTCCTGCTTTATATAAGAAGGAAACGCTTCTTTTGCCTCGGAAATGATTTCACCTAAAAGATCCTTTTCCCTTTCGTCTATCTGCATGATTTTGTTTTCAAAAAATTTCATTGCTTTAGACTTGCATTCGAAAGAGACAATAATAAGATTAGGTGCTACTATGCCGTTTGCCCAGACACTGTGGAATTCATTGGGCTTGTGGAAAATTATATCTCCCTGCCTGAGCTTGAAACCGTGAGTGTCAGCCATTACTTCAACCTCACCCTTATCGACATAAAGGCATTCCCAAAAATTATGCTTTTCTCCCTCAAAGACATAATTTTTTGCGAACTCGAAGTAATGATATGTTACAAGCTTTGATATAACGATATCTTCTTTTAGGGCCCTTTTTAAATATTCCATACAAAGCTCCTATTTCATCACCGATGATATGATAATATAATATACCAAATGTGTGTTGGAATAAACACTTATACCAAAAGTGCAAAAAAAATGTCTGCTTTTCTAAATAAAAAATCTGAAATCTGCTGTATGATTATTTCAAACAGGAGGTGACAGTGTGAAAAAGGGAATAAATATTTGGTCTTTCCCCAAAAGTTTAGGTGTAATCGATTGCATAAAGCTTGCAAAAAAAGCTGGCTTTGACGGGATCGAGCTTGCGCTTGCGGAAAAAGGAGAGCTTAGCCTTGAAAGTGCTGAAAGTGAGATCTTGAGTTTTAGAAAAGAGGCAGAGAGGGTCGGCATAGAGATAACAAGCGTTGCGACGGGGCTTTATTGGTCATATCCGCTAACGAGCGGAATTAAAGAAGTGCGTCAGACGGCAATGTGTATTGTGAGAAAACAGCTAGATATTGTGGCACTGCTTGGAGTGGACACGATTTTAGTGGTTCCCGGCGCGGTCGGAGTCGACTTTAAGCCTGGAAGCGAAGTCGTCGATTATGATATTGCGTATGACAGGGCTTTAGAAGCGCTTAAAGAGCTTGCCGCCTATGCTGAAATGAAGAAAGTCAGTATCGGAATTGAAAACGTTTGGAACAAGTTTTTGCTGTCCCCGCTTGAGATGAGAGAGTTTATTGATAAAATCGGTTCAGACTATTTGGGCGCCTACCTTGACGTTGGAAACACAATTTATACCGGTTACCCGGAACATTGGGTAAAGATATTGGGAAGCCGCATCAAAAAAGTACATTTGAAGGATTATCGCAGAAAAGTTGGAAGCACTGCAGGTTTTGTGGATCTGCTGTCGGGAGATGTGGATTTTCCGGATGTAATCGAACAGCTTAAGGAAATCGGCTATTCAGATTATTTGATTGCCGAAATGACGCCGTATAAAAACTATGCGGATCAAATCATTTATAACACCTCGGCTTCAATGGATAGAATTCTAGAAAGAATATAAGGAGAGAGAGCAATGTTGAAAGTTGGGCTTATTGGGCTTGGATGTATGGGAAGGACGCATCTGAAAAATTACATAAGACTTATGAACGAGGGCTTCCCCCTTCAGCTGACTGCAATATGCGATGTCGATGAGGACAAGTTCAATAATATTTTTATCAAGGGAAACATAAACAACGGTTCAGAGAAATTCGATTTCAGCAAGTATAATCTCTATACTAAAATTGATGAAATGCTGGATAAAGAGGATTTTGACTATATCGATATTTGCCTGCCGACCTACCTGCACGCTGAAATAACGATCAAAGCGCTGAATATGGGCATACACGTTTTCTGCGAAAAGCCAATGGCACTTACCTCGAAAGACTGTGAGAGGATGATCGAGGCGGCAGAGAAGAACGACAGAAAGCTGATGATCGGTCAGTGCCTGAGATTTTTCCCGCAGTATGAATATTTAAAAGAGTGCGTCGACACCAAAAAGTATGGCGAAGTGACCTGCGGCTATTTTTACAGAGGCGGCGGCACGCCGAAATGGTCGTTTGAAAACTGGCTCTTGAAAAAAGAGAAGAGCGGCGGGTGCCTTATCGACCAGCATATCCACGACGTCGACACTATCCACTGGCTGTTCGGAAAGCCGGTCAGAGTTTCAACAAGCGCAAAAAACGTGATTCCGGGCAGCGGATACGACGTTGTTTCCACCAATTACATGTTTGAAGACGGAAAGGTCATCAATGCTCAGGACGACTGGACCTTAAACGGCAAAGTCGGTTTTAAGATGCTTTTCAGAGTGAATTTTGAAAAAGCCAGCCTGACGCTTGAAAACGGCGCTGTGACAGTCTATCCTAACGGTGAAGATTCCTTTGCCCCTGAGCTCTGTCCCGAGTCCGGCTATTATAGAGAGATATGCTATTTCGCAAATTCCATCATCAATAACAGCAAGATTATTGTCGTTGCGCCCGAAAGCGCAATGAATACCTTAAAGATCGCCGAGGCGGAAATCGAGTCCGCAGATAAAAATAGCGAGCCTGTAAAAGTAAAATAAAATTGCCTGTTTCATACCTTTCAAAAAAACCTTCTGCTGCAATGTGACCGCGGCAGGAGGTTTTTATTATTTATAGCTAAAATACGGACGACCTCTTTTTTTTATTCATAAAACGGGACAACCATCAATAAAATGTAACAAAGATGAGGAGTGAGAAAAGTGAAAAGACAAAGATATGGAAAACTTGAAGGCGTCATGTCTGTTATGCCGGATAAGGTCGTTTCTGCGTTTGAGCAGATGGACTCAAGAGTCTATGACAACGTGCATGAGATCCGCCTCAGAGCGGGAAACCCTGTCGCAGTGACTGTCGTGAATACAAACTATTATCTTCAGGAAAGCGGTGAGCCCTCACTTCACGCGGAGGGGTGCCTTTCTCTGACACAGGAAGAGCTTGAGGAAGTGTTCATGAAGATATGCGATTACTCTCTATACACCTTTGAAAGCGACATCGCAAACGGGTTTGTCACCATGAAAAGCGGAAATAGGGTGGGTATTGCCGGAACGGCCGTTCTTGAAAACGGGACAAGGGTCGTGAGCTTTAAGAACGTGAGCGGGCTGAGCATTCGCATTTCCCGTGAGGTCAAAGGTTGTGCGAACGAGTTTTTAAAAGAGATAATGCCGGATGACGATCTACGCTTTGTTATGGGTGCGCTTATCATCTCGCCGCCTAAATACGGAAAGACTACGGTGCTGCGCGATCTCGCAAGGCAGCTTTCACTCAAGGGAAAACGTGTGACTGTCGTTGACGAGAGAAGCGAGATCGCCGCCATGTACGATGGCGTTCCGCAAAACGATATAGGTCCGATGTGCGATGTGCTGGCGGGGATACCAAAAGAGCAGGGCATACTTTACGCGGTGCGGAATCTATCGCCGGAGGTCATACTCTGTGACGAGCTTGGCGGCATGGGCGAGATCGAGGGCGTTATTTATGCCCTGAACGCAGGGGTGCCCGTCGTTGCGACGGCGCACAGCGGCAGTATCGATGAACTTAAAGCAAGACCCCAGATGCAGCGACTTCTCTCTTCCGGAGCAGTCAAAAAGGTGCTTGTGATGAACAGCAAGAGCGGCATCGGAAAGATTGCCGACGTCGTAAAAGTAACTGATCAGTAAATTTGGCGTGCCGCCCGCCACAAGAGACGGCAGCCGCATAACGCTTGCGGCGCTTGGAGTATGCCATGATAAAAGCTGCAGGAATAGTATTTGTCATTCTTTCATCAAGCGGACTTGGATTTTTATACAGTTTTTCTGTGAAAAAGCGGATCGCAGTGCTTGAGGCGATGCAACGCTTCATCGGCGACGTCAGCGAAGAGATAAGACTGAGCCGTGACACTACATATGCCATTCTATATCGGCTGCTAAGCCACGGATACAGCGAGCTTTCGTTTTTAAAGCCGGCGATAAAACACCGCAAAACATATCTGCAGGATCTGATGTTCATGTGTTCTGCCGAGAGCACCGCCCTAAACGAAAAAGACAAAAAGCTGTTTGCTGAATTTTTTTCAAAGCTTGGCAGAACCGACCTTAGAGGGCAGATAAGCCACTGTGAAGAATTCCGTGCAAGAATCAGGAACACACTGCATGAGGAAAAAGACGCAACAATAAAAAAAGCGGTCATGATACGCTCGCTCGGAGCACTCTGCGGCGTATTTATCGCAATCTTTTTGATATAAGAGGATAGAAAATGGATGTAAATCTGATTTTTAAAATTGCCGCTATCGGCATCATAGTTTCGGTGCTCAATCAAGTGCTTATAAAGTCGGGGCGTGAGGAACAGGCGATGATGACAACGCTTGTAGGACTTATCGTCGTTCTTTTAATGGTCATAAAAGAGGTCAAATATCTCTTTGATATAGTGAAATCAACGTTCGGGTTATAGAATATGGGAATCTACACGATAGCGGGCTTTGTAATCGCGGCGGTCTTCCTGTCGCTTGCGGTCAAGAGCTACCGCCCTGAGTATTCGGTGTTCATCGGGCTGATCGTCACCGTTTTGATAGTCGTTTCTGTTTTGCCGGATATAAGCCGTCTGTTTAATTTTATAAGCGATACGATGGCGAGAAGCGGAACGGCGGCTCAGTGGATGCAGCCGATGCTCAAGGGGCTTGGCATTGGCATTGTGACCGAGATCGCCGCAGACACCTGCCGTGACGCAGGCGAAAACTCGATGGCGTCAAGGGTTGAGCTTGCCGGCAAGGTTGCGATAATGATCGTGGCACTGCCCCTTGCCGAAGGGGTGCTGTCCCTTGTGTCACAGCTTGTGAACGGGTGAAAAAATGAATAAGAAATGTATATTCGTGCTGGCGGTGATAGCTCTGTTTCTAGTTTTCTGCGGCTCGGCGGCGGCAGAGACCCAGAGCCTTGAGAAGGGGCTGAACTTTGACAGCATCTATAAAAATGTGCCTCAGAACGCTAAACAGCAAGTGGAAAAAGAAAATCTGAATACGCCGAAGGGACTTTTATCATATCTTTCGCCGTCGGGCATTTTAGATATGCTGACGGGAAACGCAATATCGTCATTTAAAAAGGCGATGGGGGATTTTGCCCTCATAATGACAATCCTTCTTATAATATTTGTGGTTTCCACATTCAAGGACTGGCTGTCATCATCGGCTGTGCTGCCGGCGTTCAATCTAATGTCGGTGCTGACTGTTACGCTTGCGGTATTCGGACTTTTGCAGAAGGCTTACAGCAACGCGTTCAGATCGGTGTCAGAGCTTGCGATATTTCAGACTTCGACTATCGCCGTTATCGGCGGCGCGATGGCGGCGGGCGGCGCGGGCGTTTCGGCATCTGTGCTTCCGGCTGGTGTGCTTATGGTGATAAATCTTGTGGTAAGGCTGAATACAACAGTTTTCTTACCCATAATTAATTTCTATTTTGCTCTTACGCTTGCCGAAAGCCTGTACGGCAGGGCGGATATCAGCGGTATAACCAAATTCGTGAAAAGCCTCGTCACATGGGGGCTTGGCTTCGCAACCACTGTGTTGATCGGCGTCCTAAATGTGCAGAAAAGCCTCACTGGAGCTGCGGATACAGCGGCAAATGACGCGGCGAAGTTTGCGGTTGGAAGTTTTCTGCCTGTTGTAGGCGGCGTGATAAAAGACGCTGTTTCAACAGTGGCAGGTTCTATCGGCGTGATAAAAACGACTGCAGGAACCTTCGGCATAGTGATCGTCTTACTGACGCTTTTGCCGCCGCTTATCAACTGCGCCGTCTATTCGCTGATGTTCAAGCTGTGCACCGGGTTGTCCGCTTTTGCCGGTGAGGCTAAGGTGACGGGACTGCTCAAAAATATAAGCGGCGCGTGGGACATTCTGCTTGCTATCCTCGTGTGTGAGGGAGTGTTTTCTGTTGTATCGCTGTCAATTTTGATAAATTCGGGTGTGATAGTACGATGAGTGCGCTTAAAGACTGGGTTTTCGTAATATGCTGCGTTTCCATAATCGGGGCGTTTGCCGAAATGATTGTGCCAGGCGGCAAGACCGAGCGGACAGTTAAATTTCTTATTTCTCTTTTCGTGCTGCTTGGAGTTCTATCGCCGCTGAAAGGCTTGACTCACGATTTTCGGTTTAACGGAAAGATCGAAACCAATGCCGCTATGAACACAGATTCAGCTCAAGATGCCGCAAAGTCAGCGCTTGAAGAGAGCATAAGGGCAAAACTTTCGGATTATATCAAAAATAAAACAGGACAGGACGTTAAAGTTTTAAAAATTTATACATTAAAAGACGAGCAGGGTAATATGAATGTTATAAGGGTTGATGTGGCAGGAGTTATACCTAAAGAGGTACAAGCGCTTATTTATGAGCAGCTTGGCTCCAATGTAAAAATAATAAAGGGGTAAAAGCAATGGACGGCAAAATGTCATTTTTAAACTTAAATCTCAAGGCGTTCAAGGACAAAAAAACCGCAATCATTGTTGCTGTCGGTCTTTTGGGTATGGTTTTGATCCTGTGTTCGGAAATGTTTCAGAGAAACAGCTCGTCCGCACCTGCCGCGCATGAGGACAGCGAAAACGCCTATGTTGATACGCTGGAGAGGCGGATAACAAAGCTTTTATCGGGGATAGACGGCGTTGGAAAGTGCGACGTGATGGTAACGCTTGACACGGGGACACAATATGTCTATGCGACAGAAGAGAAAAGCACTGTCAGCACCTCTGCTGACCTAAGCGGTTCTCAGCGCACAGACAACCAAAACAATTCAGAGGACAACTATATAATAGTGCGCGGGTCTGACGGATCGGAACAGCCCGTATTGCTAAACAAGATACTGCCGAAGGTCAAGGGCGTGGCGGTGATTTGCGAGGGGGGAGATAAGGCATATGTTCAGCAGCAGGTCACGGAGATGGTGAGCACTGTGCTCGACGTTTCCAGCAACAACGTGTGTGTTATAAAGAAAAATTAATACAGGAGGATTTGACTATGTTTTTCAAAAAGAAACAAGCGGTAGTTCTCGCAATGGTGGTCGTGGTTTGTATGGCGGTGTATCTGAATTGGCAGTTCAACCGCAACGAAGGTGAAATGGTTGACACATCGCTGCTCGAGCAAACATCAAAGGACAACGGCAAGGTGCTGGGCGAGGCTAAACTTGTTGAAAACGGCAGTGCCGCCGCGACGCCTGTTGAGGCTAATGCTTCCGACAAAAAATCAGATTCCAAGACCGATACAAAGACTGATGGCAAAACTGATGGCAAAACTGATGGCAAGACCGATGCAAAGACCGATGCTAAAACCGACAGTAATACCAAGACGGATACCAAAGCTAAGACTGATGGCAAGAGTGGTGTAACATCATCAAGTTCATCAAATTCTGATTATTTCACAGAGGCAAAGCTCAATCGCCAGAAAACACGCGACGAGTCTATCGAAACACTTAAAAATATTGCCGACAATAAGAGCTATGACGAGGATTCGCGCCGCAAAGCTGCTTCCGACATAGGAAAGATCGCAGCCCAGACGGAAAAAGAGGGCAATATTGAAAACCTTATCATGGGCAAAGGCTTTAAAGACGCTTTAGCCGTTATGAACGACGACAGCATCACTGTTATGGTAAAGACTACTGGTCTGCTTCAAAACGAAGTTGCCCAGATCAAGGAGATAATTGTTGCTGAAACTGGACTAAAAGCGGATAAAATTAAAATAGTAGAAATAAATTGATTTTTTTTACCGATTGAGGTATGATATAGGAGGAAACAAATATTCGGAGGAAAGCATAATGGAAAAGAATATTTCGGGTATCGGTGAACTTAAAATATCAGAAGATGTTATTGCAAAAATAGTTAGTGTGGCAGTTTCAGAAATAGATGGCGTATCAGGACTTGCAACTAAAGGCATAATCACTTCAAAGAAAAATGTTGCAAAAGGGATAAAAGTTGAGGAGAAAGACGGTGAGCTCAGCATCGATGTTGCGGTCATGCTGAATTACGGCGTGAAAATACACGAATTAGGGGCAAGAATCCAGGATGATGTTTCAAGAGCGGTCGAAACAATGACCGGCATCACGCCAACCTCAGTAAACGTTTATGTTCAGGGCGTCAGCTTTGAAGGCGTTGCTAAATAAAATTATAAAATGGGTGTGACTTAACGCCCTAATAAAAATAGGGGTTTGCCCGCAAGGATACATTGTATTTTTGCGGGCAAACGTGTGTTAGCGAAAGGATACCAAAATGGGAGAGAAAGTTTCTGCCTGTGAGAATAAAGAATCTTTAACGGAAACGATTGCGGTTATTGCTGTAACAGCAGCAGTTTTCATAGCTTTTAATAAATACAGATCGACAGTCGCCGCCTTGCCCGCAATATATATGCTTATCAAAAAGGGGATAAAACATCAGTCGTGGAAAGAGTTAGGCTTTGATTTTAAAAAAATGCCTACCGATATCAGGAAAAACGTGTTCTTGATCCTGCTTGTAGGGGTAGTTATACCGTCTCTGACTTTCCTATTTGCGGAAAAGGTTGTGCCGGGCTTCACCGAACATGTAAAATCGAGACTTCCGATGGATTTAAACGGTATCCTTCCGGCTGTTATCACAGCCTTTGTGGGAACGTTCGTTGAAGAGATCATTTTCCGCGGATTTATACAAAGACGGCTTGAAATGTACATAAAACCTGTTTTAGCAATCACTGCCGCATCTTTATTATTTTCTTTTATGCACTTTTCAAGCGGGAGCTTTATAATTGTTGCTCTCGATATTGTCGGGATTTTTGTAGACGGCATCATTTACGGAGTAATATTCACCCGCACAAAAAACATCTTTGCTTCATGGACGGGCCATCTTTTAAGCGACCTTGTCGGGATCGCTCTGCTAATATTTTAATCTGCACATATAATATTAAATGTAAATCTTGTAAATAAAAGTGTAG harbors:
- a CDS encoding Gfo/Idh/MocA family oxidoreductase, whose protein sequence is MLKVGLIGLGCMGRTHLKNYIRLMNEGFPLQLTAICDVDEDKFNNIFIKGNINNGSEKFDFSKYNLYTKIDEMLDKEDFDYIDICLPTYLHAEITIKALNMGIHVFCEKPMALTSKDCERMIEAAEKNDRKLMIGQCLRFFPQYEYLKECVDTKKYGEVTCGYFYRGGGTPKWSFENWLLKKEKSGGCLIDQHIHDVDTIHWLFGKPVRVSTSAKNVIPGSGYDVVSTNYMFEDGKVINAQDDWTLNGKVGFKMLFRVNFEKASLTLENGAVTVYPNGEDSFAPELCPESGYYREICYFANSIINNSKIIVVAPESAMNTLKIAEAEIESADKNSEPVKVK
- a CDS encoding stage III sporulation protein AB, which translates into the protein MIKAAGIVFVILSSSGLGFLYSFSVKKRIAVLEAMQRFIGDVSEEIRLSRDTTYAILYRLLSHGYSELSFLKPAIKHRKTYLQDLMFMCSAESTALNEKDKKLFAEFFSKLGRTDLRGQISHCEEFRARIRNTLHEEKDATIKKAVMIRSLGALCGVFIAIFLI
- a CDS encoding AraC family transcriptional regulator, yielding MEYLKRALKEDIVISKLVTYHYFEFAKNYVFEGEKHNFWECLYVDKGEVEVMADTHGFKLRQGDIIFHKPNEFHSVWANGIVAPNLIIVSFECKSKAMKFFENKIMQIDEREKDLLGEIISEAKEAFPSYIKQDGKTVLKRKNNSLVGCEQLVKISLEYLFISLLRKGTGIQRESRLSLITRQRFNNDMVKKIIGYMDINISGKLTFEDICRFSGLGSTNLKSLFKETFDMGVMEYYKNLKIEKAKNMIREDLLNFTEIAEKLGYSSIHYFSRHFKKVTGMTPSEYASSVKIKIL
- a CDS encoding TetR/AcrR family transcriptional regulator — its product is MLESKKELILKVSEEEFKKNGYKKTSIVSIAKKAGISTVTLYSYYQNKKTLFEAVSLPNLKEYSPDDEQNMRKIIMTALKLFSEKGYSAVTISDVANTCGFSKVVINKFFKTKSELFAAIFNTDIFYQQQLDSHDKTLKLSDFLRRSGLGFLKLFDNPYRVNIIRIAIDAKTPLNDAGKIMYQSTIHKVTEGLAEQLKVLGDSGKIKTTDYYIAARSFLGILYSFIITDRLLDPTAEQIDADKILDFAVNIFEKGLK
- a CDS encoding Asp23/Gls24 family envelope stress response protein, with amino-acid sequence MEKNISGIGELKISEDVIAKIVSVAVSEIDGVSGLATKGIITSKKNVAKGIKVEEKDGELSIDVAVMLNYGVKIHELGARIQDDVSRAVETMTGITPTSVNVYVQGVSFEGVAK
- a CDS encoding sugar phosphate isomerase/epimerase family protein, yielding MKKGINIWSFPKSLGVIDCIKLAKKAGFDGIELALAEKGELSLESAESEILSFRKEAERVGIEITSVATGLYWSYPLTSGIKEVRQTAMCIVRKQLDIVALLGVDTILVVPGAVGVDFKPGSEVVDYDIAYDRALEALKELAAYAEMKKVSIGIENVWNKFLLSPLEMREFIDKIGSDYLGAYLDVGNTIYTGYPEHWVKILGSRIKKVHLKDYRRKVGSTAGFVDLLSGDVDFPDVIEQLKEIGYSDYLIAEMTPYKNYADQIIYNTSASMDRILERI
- a CDS encoding type II CAAX endopeptidase family protein, producing the protein MGEKVSACENKESLTETIAVIAVTAAVFIAFNKYRSTVAALPAIYMLIKKGIKHQSWKELGFDFKKMPTDIRKNVFLILLVGVVIPSLTFLFAEKVVPGFTEHVKSRLPMDLNGILPAVITAFVGTFVEEIIFRGFIQRRLEMYIKPVLAITAASLLFSFMHFSSGSFIIVALDIVGIFVDGIIYGVIFTRTKNIFASWTGHLLSDLVGIALLIF
- the spoIIIAC gene encoding stage III sporulation protein AC is translated as MDVNLIFKIAAIGIIVSVLNQVLIKSGREEQAMMTTLVGLIVVLLMVIKEVKYLFDIVKSTFGL
- a CDS encoding stage III sporulation protein AF encodes the protein MSALKDWVFVICCVSIIGAFAEMIVPGGKTERTVKFLISLFVLLGVLSPLKGLTHDFRFNGKIETNAAMNTDSAQDAAKSALEESIRAKLSDYIKNKTGQDVKVLKIYTLKDEQGNMNVIRVDVAGVIPKEVQALIYEQLGSNVKIIKG
- a CDS encoding stage III sporulation protein AA, with product MKRQRYGKLEGVMSVMPDKVVSAFEQMDSRVYDNVHEIRLRAGNPVAVTVVNTNYYLQESGEPSLHAEGCLSLTQEELEEVFMKICDYSLYTFESDIANGFVTMKSGNRVGIAGTAVLENGTRVVSFKNVSGLSIRISREVKGCANEFLKEIMPDDDLRFVMGALIISPPKYGKTTVLRDLARQLSLKGKRVTVVDERSEIAAMYDGVPQNDIGPMCDVLAGIPKEQGILYAVRNLSPEVILCDELGGMGEIEGVIYALNAGVPVVATAHSGSIDELKARPQMQRLLSSGAVKKVLVMNSKSGIGKIADVVKVTDQ
- a CDS encoding SpoIIIAC/SpoIIIAD family protein → MGIYTIAGFVIAAVFLSLAVKSYRPEYSVFIGLIVTVLIVVSVLPDISRLFNFISDTMARSGTAAQWMQPMLKGLGIGIVTEIAADTCRDAGENSMASRVELAGKVAIMIVALPLAEGVLSLVSQLVNG
- a CDS encoding SpoIIIAH-like family protein, whose product is MFFKKKQAVVLAMVVVVCMAVYLNWQFNRNEGEMVDTSLLEQTSKDNGKVLGEAKLVENGSAAATPVEANASDKKSDSKTDTKTDGKTDGKTDGKTDAKTDAKTDSNTKTDTKAKTDGKSGVTSSSSSNSDYFTEAKLNRQKTRDESIETLKNIADNKSYDEDSRRKAASDIGKIAAQTEKEGNIENLIMGKGFKDALAVMNDDSITVMVKTTGLLQNEVAQIKEIIVAETGLKADKIKIVEIN